A part of Miscanthus floridulus cultivar M001 chromosome 6, ASM1932011v1, whole genome shotgun sequence genomic DNA contains:
- the LOC136457323 gene encoding uncharacterized protein produces the protein MCVDSTLQHIEGMINYFQNYRNTGFADSVVAATEISLEIGVEASFPVKRRSVRKKQFDETECNEAILQAEKDFETFYFLVMVDMAISSLKSRFKELQSFNEKFGFLMNSTSLKAMDGADLKDHYIKFAKTFSSDGSSDVDVNDMISELAIMQSTLPDKPMSTMEIFEFVTEADCYPNISIAYRILFTMPVTVASAERTLSKLKLLKNYLRSVMSQERLNGLATLCIEKKLLDEIDIEAIINDFAAANVRRNF, from the coding sequence ATGTGCGTTGATTCTACCTTGCAGCATATAGAAGGTATGATAAATTACTTTCAGAACTACAGAAATACTGGGTTTGCTGATAGTGTGGTTGCTGCCACAGAAATATCACTTGAAATAGGAGTAGAGGCATCATTTCCAGTAAAGCGCCGTTCTGTTAGGAAGAAACAATTTGATGAAACTGAATGCAATGAAGCTATCTTGCAAGCTGAGAAGGATTttgaaactttttattttttggtTATGGTTGATATGGCAATTAGTTCATTGAAAAGCAGATTTAAAGAACTACAGTCATTCAATGAAAAATTCGGATTTCTAATGAATTCAACATCCTTGAAGGCAATGGATGGTGCTGATCTAAAAGACCATTACATTAAATTTGCAAAAACTTTCTCTTCAGATGGTTCATCGGATGTTGATGTAAATGACATGATTTCTGAGTTAGCTATTATGCAGTCTACTCTGCCAGATAAGCCAATGTCTactatggagatttttgagtttgtcACAGAAGCGGATTGTTATCCTAATATTTCTATTGCTTATCGGATCCTATTCACTATGCCTGTGACTGTGGCCTCAGCTGAAAGAACACTTTCAAAGCTGAAATTATTGAAGAATTATTTGAGGTCTGTAATGTCCCAAGAAAGATTAAATGGTTTGGCAACTTTATGCATCGAGAAGAAATTATTAGATGAAATTGATATTGAGGCCATCATTAATGACTTCGCAGCAGCAAATGTTAGAAGAAATTTTTAA